A section of the Arabiibacter massiliensis genome encodes:
- the argF gene encoding ornithine carbamoyltransferase encodes MTALTRTHGATTHFLDTIDLSKQEMLDLFATIRMLKEADMQGAVPKILAGASLAMIFEEPSTRTRVSFETAMTDLGGHALYLKPGEIHFGSHEAIKDTARVISSMCHGIMLRAKEHESVLALAEHATVPVFNAMTYYNHPTQGVCDFFTMSEHLPEGKKLDDIHVVFVGDSREDTGIMSKETGHMCATLGLRYTVCSPERYSMSEGEQAKIRAKMAETGGTLTVTDDVDAAVADADFIVPDVWTYYGYEDEEADRMASFMPKFQLNMGMLEKAPAHCKALHCLPANREVEITSEVLDHPTRSLVFQEAENRLHTQRGLLAWYLYPRMREADASLKAYTEGKVRGFLDTRLK; translated from the coding sequence ATGACCGCACTCACCAGAACGCACGGAGCCACCACCCACTTCCTCGACACCATCGACCTGTCCAAGCAGGAGATGCTCGACCTGTTCGCCACCATCCGCATGCTGAAAGAGGCCGACATGCAGGGCGCGGTGCCCAAGATCCTCGCCGGCGCCTCGCTGGCCATGATCTTCGAGGAGCCCTCCACCCGCACCCGCGTGTCGTTCGAGACCGCGATGACCGACCTGGGCGGGCACGCGCTCTACCTCAAGCCCGGCGAGATCCACTTCGGCTCGCACGAGGCCATCAAGGACACCGCGCGCGTCATCTCCAGCATGTGCCACGGCATCATGCTGCGCGCAAAGGAGCATGAGAGCGTGCTGGCGCTGGCCGAGCACGCCACGGTGCCGGTGTTCAACGCGATGACCTACTACAACCATCCCACGCAGGGCGTGTGCGACTTCTTCACCATGAGCGAGCACCTGCCCGAGGGCAAGAAGCTTGACGACATCCACGTGGTGTTCGTGGGCGACTCGCGCGAGGACACGGGCATCATGAGCAAGGAGACCGGCCACATGTGCGCCACGCTGGGGCTGCGCTATACGGTGTGCTCGCCCGAGCGCTACAGCATGTCCGAGGGCGAGCAGGCGAAGATCCGCGCGAAGATGGCCGAGACGGGCGGCACCCTCACGGTCACCGACGACGTGGACGCCGCCGTGGCCGACGCCGACTTCATCGTGCCGGACGTGTGGACCTACTACGGCTACGAGGACGAGGAGGCCGACCGCATGGCCTCGTTCATGCCGAAGTTCCAGCTCAACATGGGCATGCTGGAGAAAGCGCCCGCGCACTGCAAGGCGCTGCACTGCCTGCCGGCCAACCGCGAGGTGGAGATCACGAGCGAGGTGCTCGACCACCCCACGCGCTCGCTCGTGTTCCAGGAGGCGGAGAACCGTCTGCACACCCAGCGCGGCCTGCTGGCGTGGTACCTCTACCCCCGCATGCGCGAGGCCGACGCCAGCCTGAAAGCATACACCGAAGGCAAGGTGCGCGGGTTCTTGGACACGCGTTTGAAGTAG
- a CDS encoding FAD-dependent oxidoreductase, with amino-acid sequence MDRRDFLKWGCVGAGTAMVAGLAGCAPSSKKEGTTEVTNAADVAWTEEYDVVVVGGGGAGFCAAIEAAEAGSSVVILEKSPVCGGDTALSNGMMLGAGTPEQASLEGCTDDSPEKFAEEQLAYAQGFGNAEMIKEMCLESAKAVDWIVNTCGREYRQVDVVPPVNAYTNEYYPRSHWDNSQVVAGGAQVDTTKTHFGCLQKKADAYEGITVKIKTEVVHVIADGGEVVGVQTADDEFFKAKKGVVLATCSIGDNMEMARALNPQQYWGLYQREENGAPCFYVSSPYNTGDGIRMGIELGADVVTSGACVMLDNMYFGGVGSGRGIPEENEYKSTSILGKIIVNAKGNRFLQEDADWGYISTMQYLENVKLGGGSERNDAWCIVDGDHVPEASAISKMREMDAEGRFVKVADTLEELAEAIGVPARNLAKTVETWNGYCADGVDPDFDRRTDFAPIVNAPFYAANIVQNCFGACDGLRTDIDTRVLDTQGEPIGRLFAAGQVAAGNFTGPFYPGCGWAVLGTVHWGRKAGRTVAALESRE; translated from the coding sequence ATGGATCGCAGGGATTTTCTCAAGTGGGGATGCGTCGGTGCCGGCACGGCGATGGTCGCCGGTCTGGCGGGCTGCGCGCCTTCAAGCAAGAAGGAAGGCACGACCGAGGTGACGAACGCAGCCGACGTCGCCTGGACGGAAGAGTACGATGTGGTGGTGGTCGGGGGCGGCGGCGCGGGCTTCTGTGCGGCCATCGAGGCGGCCGAGGCGGGGTCGAGCGTCGTCATCCTCGAAAAATCTCCTGTGTGCGGAGGCGATACCGCGCTGTCGAACGGCATGATGCTGGGCGCGGGCACCCCCGAGCAGGCGTCTCTCGAAGGATGCACGGACGATTCTCCGGAGAAGTTCGCCGAGGAGCAACTCGCCTACGCGCAGGGCTTCGGCAACGCCGAGATGATCAAGGAGATGTGCCTGGAGAGCGCGAAGGCGGTCGATTGGATCGTGAACACGTGCGGCCGCGAATACAGACAGGTGGACGTGGTACCCCCGGTCAACGCGTACACGAACGAATACTACCCTCGCTCGCATTGGGACAACTCGCAGGTAGTTGCCGGCGGGGCGCAGGTGGACACCACGAAGACCCACTTCGGCTGCCTGCAGAAGAAGGCGGACGCGTACGAGGGCATAACCGTCAAGATCAAGACGGAGGTCGTGCACGTGATAGCCGACGGCGGCGAAGTGGTGGGCGTGCAGACGGCCGACGACGAATTCTTCAAAGCGAAGAAGGGCGTCGTGCTGGCAACGTGCTCGATCGGCGACAACATGGAGATGGCGAGGGCGCTCAATCCCCAGCAATACTGGGGCTTGTACCAGCGCGAGGAGAACGGGGCGCCCTGCTTCTACGTGTCGAGCCCCTACAACACCGGCGACGGCATCCGCATGGGCATCGAGCTGGGGGCCGACGTGGTGACGAGCGGCGCATGCGTTATGCTCGACAACATGTACTTCGGGGGAGTGGGCTCAGGACGGGGGATTCCCGAAGAGAACGAGTACAAGTCCACTTCGATCCTCGGGAAGATCATCGTCAATGCGAAGGGCAACCGCTTCCTGCAAGAAGACGCGGACTGGGGCTATATCAGCACCATGCAGTACCTTGAGAACGTGAAGCTGGGCGGCGGAAGCGAACGCAACGACGCGTGGTGCATCGTGGACGGCGATCACGTTCCCGAGGCGTCCGCCATCAGCAAGATGAGGGAGATGGATGCGGAGGGGCGGTTCGTGAAGGTGGCCGACACGCTGGAGGAGCTTGCGGAGGCCATCGGCGTGCCCGCCCGTAATCTGGCGAAGACGGTCGAGACGTGGAACGGCTATTGCGCTGACGGGGTCGACCCCGATTTCGACCGCCGGACCGACTTCGCCCCGATCGTGAACGCGCCCTTCTACGCGGCGAACATCGTGCAGAACTGCTTCGGGGCATGCGACGGCTTGCGCACGGATATCGACACGCGCGTGCTCGATACGCAGGGCGAACCTATCGGGCGCTTGTTCGCGGCCGGCCAAGTTGCCGCGGGCAACTTCACGGGTCCTTTCTATCCCGGCTGCGGATGGGCGGTCCTCGGCACAGTGCACTGGGGACGTAAGGCCGGGCGCACCGTCGCTGCTCTCGAGTCGCGCGAGTAG
- a CDS encoding Sapep family Mn(2+)-dependent dipeptidase, whose translation MEHEDLLKRIDAYLEDNWDAMVGDIETLVRIPSFQEDDKKADGAPFGPGPKEALTAALKLAADMGFKPHDAEGYIGFADFPGASETQIGIIGHMDVVPAGPGWTFEPYAVTRKDGYLMGRGTLDDKGPSVVALHAMKFWKDLQDAGETPQFPYTVRFLFGANEESGMADVAYYHEHYEDPAFLFTPDAEFPVCYGEKGGYDGTITSKAIPAGQRTIAEFEGGAATNAVPGIAHAVVKADVASLPAAECLTITDAGEGLARIEAAGKGAHASTPDEGINAIGLIVDYLLANDLCSADERAFLELDQKLLNHTDGSGIGIKSEDEYFGPLTVIGGTIKLDGERFMQTLDSRFPTSITAAEITEHLRQLTDEIGADFENTLLMEPFLVKPDSPVIQALLNAYNEATGEDAKPFTMGGGTYAREFKSGASFGPEKPWEKNPEWVGMMHGPDEGVSEELLKQSFRIYALTLDKLMALDLK comes from the coding sequence ATGGAGCATGAAGACCTGCTCAAGAGGATCGACGCGTACTTGGAGGACAACTGGGACGCGATGGTGGGCGACATCGAGACGCTCGTCCGCATTCCCAGCTTCCAGGAGGACGACAAGAAGGCGGACGGCGCCCCCTTCGGTCCCGGCCCCAAAGAAGCGCTCACGGCCGCGCTCAAGCTGGCGGCCGACATGGGCTTCAAGCCCCATGACGCCGAGGGCTACATCGGCTTCGCCGACTTCCCCGGCGCGTCTGAAACCCAGATCGGCATCATCGGCCATATGGACGTCGTGCCCGCCGGTCCCGGCTGGACCTTCGAGCCCTATGCCGTCACGCGCAAGGACGGCTACCTCATGGGCCGCGGCACGCTCGACGACAAGGGTCCGAGCGTGGTGGCGCTGCACGCCATGAAGTTCTGGAAGGACCTGCAGGACGCGGGCGAGACGCCGCAGTTCCCCTACACCGTGCGCTTCCTGTTCGGCGCGAACGAGGAATCCGGCATGGCCGACGTGGCGTACTACCACGAGCACTACGAAGACCCGGCGTTCCTGTTCACGCCCGACGCGGAATTCCCCGTGTGCTACGGCGAGAAGGGCGGCTACGACGGCACCATCACCAGCAAGGCCATCCCGGCCGGTCAGCGCACCATCGCGGAGTTCGAGGGCGGCGCGGCCACCAACGCCGTGCCCGGCATCGCGCACGCCGTGGTGAAGGCCGACGTCGCCAGCCTGCCCGCCGCCGAGTGCCTCACCATCACGGACGCGGGCGAGGGCCTGGCGCGCATCGAAGCCGCCGGCAAGGGCGCGCACGCCTCCACGCCCGACGAGGGCATCAACGCCATCGGACTCATCGTGGACTATCTGCTGGCCAACGACCTGTGCAGCGCCGACGAGCGCGCCTTCCTCGAGCTCGACCAGAAGCTGCTCAACCACACCGACGGCAGCGGTATCGGCATCAAGAGCGAAGACGAGTACTTCGGCCCGCTCACCGTCATCGGCGGCACCATCAAGCTGGACGGCGAGCGCTTCATGCAGACGCTCGACAGCCGCTTCCCCACGTCCATCACGGCGGCCGAGATCACCGAGCACCTGCGTCAGCTCACCGACGAGATCGGCGCCGACTTCGAGAACACCCTGCTCATGGAGCCGTTCCTGGTGAAGCCGGACAGCCCGGTGATCCAGGCGCTGCTCAACGCCTACAACGAGGCCACCGGCGAGGACGCCAAGCCCTTCACCATGGGCGGCGGCACGTACGCGCGCGAGTTCAAGAGCGGCGCGAGCTTCGGCCCCGAGAAGCCGTGGGAGAAGAACCCCGAGTGGGTGGGCATGATGCACGGCCCCGACGAGGGCGTGAGCGAGGAGCTGCTGAAGCAGTCGTTCCGCATCTACGCCCTCACGCTGGACAAGCTGATGGCGCTGGATCTGAAGTAG
- a CDS encoding catalase, giving the protein MTIDTTKLYSENGAPVADNNHTLTAGERGPMMLQDNWMIEKLAHFDREVIPERRMHAKGSGAYGTFKVTGDISQYTKAAVFQPGAETEVFVRFSTVAGERGAADAERDIRGFAMKFYTPEGNWDLVGNNTPVFFLRDPKKFIDLNHVVKRDPRTNMHSAQSNWDFWSSLPEALHQVTIVMSDRGIPASYRHMHGFGSHTYSLINEQNERVWVKFHLKTNQGIKNLTDDEAAQIIAGDRESHQRDLFGAIERGEFPSWRFCIQVMDEATAKNYKENPFDITKTWSQKEFPLIEVGTLELNRNPENYFAEVEQAAFNPQHLVPGIGLSPDKLLQGRLFAYGDAQRYRLGVNHNHIPVNRPRCPYAEFHRDGQMRTDGNFGGAIGYEPNSYGQWQQQADAAEPPLDLFGPMDAWDPADDATDMEGVTENIRLRHAAHCYKADPEYGDRLAEALGVDAGRVHELAAMTHEERMAATGQQVPARKPGGAPRA; this is encoded by the coding sequence ATGACCATCGACACCACCAAGCTGTACAGCGAGAACGGCGCGCCCGTCGCCGACAACAACCACACGCTCACGGCGGGCGAGCGCGGCCCGATGATGCTGCAGGACAACTGGATGATCGAGAAGCTCGCGCACTTCGACCGCGAGGTCATCCCCGAGCGACGCATGCACGCGAAGGGCTCGGGCGCGTACGGCACCTTCAAGGTGACGGGCGACATCAGCCAGTACACGAAGGCCGCCGTGTTCCAGCCCGGCGCCGAGACCGAGGTGTTCGTCCGCTTCTCCACGGTGGCGGGCGAGCGCGGCGCGGCCGACGCCGAGCGCGACATTCGCGGCTTCGCCATGAAGTTCTACACGCCCGAGGGCAACTGGGACCTCGTGGGCAACAACACGCCGGTGTTCTTCCTGCGCGATCCGAAAAAATTCATCGACCTCAACCACGTGGTGAAGCGCGACCCGCGCACGAACATGCACTCCGCGCAGAGCAATTGGGATTTCTGGAGCAGCCTGCCCGAGGCGCTGCACCAGGTGACCATCGTCATGTCCGACCGAGGCATCCCGGCCAGCTACCGTCACATGCACGGCTTCGGCAGCCACACGTACAGCCTGATCAACGAGCAGAATGAGCGCGTGTGGGTGAAGTTCCACCTCAAGACCAACCAGGGCATCAAGAACCTCACGGACGACGAGGCGGCCCAGATCATCGCGGGCGACCGCGAGAGCCACCAGCGCGACCTGTTCGGCGCCATCGAGCGCGGCGAGTTCCCCAGCTGGCGCTTCTGCATCCAGGTGATGGACGAGGCCACGGCGAAGAACTACAAGGAGAACCCGTTCGACATCACGAAGACGTGGAGCCAGAAGGAGTTCCCGCTCATCGAGGTGGGCACGCTGGAGCTGAATCGCAACCCCGAGAACTACTTCGCCGAGGTTGAGCAGGCCGCGTTCAACCCGCAGCACCTGGTGCCGGGCATTGGCCTGTCGCCTGACAAGCTGCTGCAAGGCCGCCTGTTCGCGTACGGCGACGCGCAGCGCTACCGCCTGGGCGTGAACCACAACCATATCCCGGTGAACCGTCCGCGCTGCCCCTACGCGGAATTCCATCGCGACGGCCAGATGCGCACCGACGGCAACTTCGGCGGCGCCATCGGCTACGAGCCCAACAGCTACGGGCAGTGGCAGCAGCAGGCCGATGCGGCCGAGCCGCCGCTGGATCTGTTCGGCCCCATGGACGCGTGGGATCCGGCCGACGATGCCACCGACATGGAAGGTGTGACCGAGAACATCCGCCTACGCCACGCCGCGCACTGCTACAAGGCCGACCCCGAGTACGGCGACCGCCTGGCCGAGGCGCTCGGCGTTGACGCCGGCCGCGTGCACGAGCTGGCCGCGATGACGCACGAGGAGCGCATGGCCGCCACCGGCCAGCAGGTTCCCGCCCGCAAGCCGGGCGGCGCGCCCCGCGCGTAA
- a CDS encoding ATP-binding protein codes for MDIPLKESLTVEFKSDTSGNAAKHGVDEDALVNATVAMFNSEGGILYLGVEDDGTPTGLNPKHADPIGLAAFLANKTMPPIRVEAELGSASGVDVLGISVPKGNVVGATSDGRILKRVMRVDGSPENIPMYPFEIATRLGNLGKLDFSNEAVSDATMDDFDPVEVERLRRLIGSLPDSDKTLLDLEDKELFQALGLVRMFGGQAYPTVAGLLLVGRETALTRHVPTAKSSFQVLEGTEVRLNIETSLPLLAVFEQFEQFFSAQNPSHEADRGLFRLSIADYDKRAFREALVNAFAHRDYTILRPTRVLMDSEGMTISNPGGFVEGITYENLLTVPPHGRNPLLAEALKRVGLAEKTGRGVDRIYEGSLRFGRPLPDYSASTANDVVLFTPRAPFDAAFTTMIFEEERQSGRLFTVFALMVLSIIRDERKVTFGTLRDETHIDQGRLHRVLGDLIERGLIESHGSGKATSYLLSARVYKETGNALGYVRQKGIDDVRHRELVMELARVQGSLRRSDVSALLHVPLSKASLILKDLVEAGKLRLEGYGRGARYYPADRD; via the coding sequence ATGGACATTCCTTTAAAAGAAAGCCTCACAGTTGAGTTCAAAAGCGACACTTCGGGAAACGCCGCGAAGCACGGGGTTGACGAAGACGCTCTCGTCAATGCGACGGTCGCCATGTTCAATTCCGAGGGAGGGATCCTATACCTGGGGGTCGAAGATGACGGAACTCCGACGGGCCTCAATCCCAAGCATGCCGATCCTATCGGCCTGGCGGCTTTTTTGGCGAACAAAACGATGCCTCCCATCCGCGTGGAAGCCGAGCTCGGTTCTGCTTCAGGCGTCGATGTGCTCGGAATCTCGGTTCCAAAAGGCAACGTTGTGGGGGCCACCTCCGACGGCCGCATTCTGAAGCGGGTCATGCGCGTCGACGGCTCCCCCGAGAACATTCCCATGTATCCGTTCGAAATCGCAACGCGACTTGGCAATCTGGGTAAGCTCGATTTCTCCAACGAGGCGGTGTCGGATGCGACCATGGACGACTTCGATCCTGTCGAGGTGGAGCGTCTGCGCAGGTTGATCGGAAGCCTGCCCGATTCGGACAAGACGCTGCTCGACCTCGAGGACAAAGAGCTTTTCCAAGCGCTCGGACTCGTCCGCATGTTCGGCGGCCAGGCGTATCCCACGGTGGCGGGTTTGCTTCTGGTAGGCCGCGAAACAGCGTTGACCCGCCATGTCCCCACGGCGAAAAGCAGTTTTCAAGTTCTGGAGGGGACCGAGGTCAGGCTGAACATCGAAACGTCGCTGCCGCTTCTTGCCGTTTTCGAGCAGTTCGAGCAGTTCTTCTCTGCCCAAAATCCTTCGCACGAGGCGGACAGGGGCCTCTTCCGCCTGTCGATCGCCGACTATGACAAACGGGCATTCCGCGAAGCGTTGGTGAACGCCTTCGCGCATCGCGATTACACAATATTGCGACCGACGCGCGTACTCATGGACTCAGAGGGGATGACCATCTCGAATCCGGGCGGTTTCGTCGAAGGAATCACCTACGAGAACCTGCTCACCGTCCCTCCTCATGGACGCAACCCCCTGCTTGCCGAAGCACTGAAGCGCGTCGGACTCGCCGAGAAAACGGGGCGAGGGGTGGATCGAATATACGAGGGCTCGCTGCGCTTCGGGCGGCCTCTTCCCGATTACTCAGCTTCTACGGCGAACGATGTGGTGCTTTTCACTCCGCGCGCCCCCTTCGACGCGGCCTTCACCACGATGATCTTCGAGGAAGAGCGTCAATCGGGGAGGCTTTTCACCGTGTTCGCCCTCATGGTCCTTTCGATCATCCGCGACGAACGCAAGGTGACGTTTGGCACTCTCAGAGATGAAACCCATATTGACCAGGGGCGCTTGCATCGTGTTCTGGGCGATCTCATTGAGCGCGGCCTGATTGAATCGCACGGTTCCGGAAAAGCGACTTCGTATCTTCTGTCCGCGCGCGTCTACAAAGAAACAGGGAACGCGCTCGGCTACGTGCGGCAGAAGGGCATCGACGATGTCCGTCATCGGGAGTTGGTGATGGAGCTCGCACGGGTCCAAGGGTCATTGCGGCGTTCCGACGTGTCGGCGTTGCTTCATGTGCCGCTTTCCAAGGCGAGTCTGATTCTTAAGGATCTTGTTGAGGCGGGGAAGCTGCGTCTTGAAGGTTATGGACGCGGTGCCCGCTATTACCCCGCAGATCGAGACTGA
- a CDS encoding MurR/RpiR family transcriptional regulator, which produces MDFFEQVNKHVRELNTSERKIFEYVVRNIDEVKGMQIRTLAARCFVSTTTIMRFTRKLGFSGYREFSEALRLTRHAAQQAELPSVLWRQSYSEEYLKNIIESVRVLTPAKMERFKQALSPDARIYCFGTGLDQELARFAYHLFTSLGYRASCPLERFEAKAAVERFREGDVALLISMSGEDADTIELAERVQARHRSPVIATITQSANNTLQSLSSIDFYVFAERIVYDGADLSPRVSMMALVELLAYSLMKPDK; this is translated from the coding sequence ATGGACTTCTTCGAGCAGGTGAACAAGCACGTCCGCGAGCTCAACACGAGCGAGCGCAAGATCTTCGAGTACGTGGTGCGCAACATCGACGAGGTCAAGGGCATGCAGATCCGCACCCTGGCCGCCCGCTGCTTCGTGTCCACCACCACCATCATGCGATTCACGCGCAAGCTGGGCTTTTCCGGCTACCGGGAGTTCTCCGAGGCGCTGCGCCTCACGCGTCACGCCGCCCAGCAGGCCGAGCTGCCCTCCGTGCTGTGGAGGCAGTCGTACAGCGAGGAGTACCTCAAGAACATCATCGAGAGCGTGCGCGTGCTCACCCCGGCAAAGATGGAGCGCTTCAAGCAGGCTCTCTCGCCCGACGCGCGCATCTACTGCTTCGGCACGGGGCTCGACCAGGAGCTCGCGCGCTTCGCATACCACCTGTTCACCAGCCTGGGCTACCGGGCGAGCTGCCCCCTCGAGCGCTTCGAGGCGAAGGCGGCCGTCGAGCGCTTCCGCGAGGGCGACGTGGCCTTGCTCATCTCCATGAGCGGCGAGGACGCGGACACGATCGAGCTGGCCGAGCGCGTGCAGGCGCGCCACCGCAGCCCCGTCATCGCCACCATCACGCAGTCGGCCAACAACACGTTGCAAAGCCTCAGCTCCATCGACTTCTACGTGTTCGCCGAGCGCATCGTGTACGACGGCGCCGACCTCTCCCCGCGCGTGTCGATGATGGCGCTCGTGGAGCTGCTGGCATACAGCCTGATGAAGCCCGATAAGTAA
- a CDS encoding carbon starvation CstA family protein codes for MYTFLIGLAVLLGGGYLYGKFCERVFHPDRRTTPAYALADGVNFVPMKRWKNALIELLNIAGTGPVLGPIQGILFGPIAFVLIPIGCVLGGAVHDYFSGMLSLRNNGAQMPGLMQRFMGKGVYQIYNIFVCLLMFLVGVVFIYTPGDMLAGSVLGFSTSFVNADTGAPLGFEAMAPILAIYGIILAYYLVATVFPIDKIIGRIYPVFGAILLLSAVGIFVGLFLTGGIFQLNELWGVWPAWASMENLIPMFFITVACGIVSGFHSTQACIIARSVNSELEGRTTFYLMMILEGFIAMIWAAAAMVVYNAGIAEAGVTGAVAVVGVIAKDFLGEVGGIVAILGVVVLAITSGDTALRSLRLMLADYFHIDQVKKAKRIGLALAIFVPVAAVLIYSKLDPNGFNVLWRYFSFANEACAVFAFALISVYLFGRRKPGAITLVPGCFYMFVVSSYLLNAKIGFRLDWTLAYVAAGVLTACYGALVVRAGLKRRARIEGGQLDPTQFETPDDTTAKPAAPAPSLDAEPAEAAE; via the coding sequence ATGTACACCTTCCTTATCGGCCTTGCCGTGCTGCTGGGCGGCGGCTACCTGTACGGGAAGTTCTGCGAGCGAGTGTTCCATCCCGACCGCCGCACCACGCCCGCGTACGCGCTGGCCGACGGCGTGAACTTCGTCCCCATGAAGCGCTGGAAGAACGCGCTCATCGAGCTTTTGAACATCGCGGGCACCGGCCCCGTGCTCGGCCCCATCCAGGGCATCCTGTTCGGGCCCATCGCGTTCGTGCTCATCCCCATCGGCTGCGTGCTGGGCGGCGCGGTGCACGATTACTTCAGCGGAATGCTCAGCCTGCGCAACAACGGTGCGCAGATGCCCGGCCTCATGCAGCGCTTCATGGGCAAGGGCGTGTACCAGATCTACAACATCTTCGTGTGCCTGCTCATGTTCCTGGTGGGCGTCGTGTTCATCTACACGCCGGGCGACATGCTGGCCGGCAGCGTGCTCGGCTTCTCCACGTCGTTCGTGAACGCGGACACCGGCGCGCCGCTCGGCTTCGAGGCCATGGCGCCCATCCTGGCCATCTACGGCATCATCCTGGCGTACTACCTGGTGGCCACCGTGTTCCCTATCGACAAGATCATCGGGCGCATCTACCCTGTGTTCGGCGCGATCCTCTTGCTGTCGGCGGTGGGCATCTTCGTCGGCCTGTTCCTCACGGGCGGCATCTTCCAGCTCAACGAGCTGTGGGGCGTCTGGCCCGCCTGGGCGAGCATGGAGAACCTCATTCCCATGTTCTTCATCACGGTGGCGTGCGGCATCGTGTCGGGATTCCATAGCACGCAGGCGTGCATCATCGCGCGCTCGGTGAACAGCGAGCTCGAGGGCCGCACTACGTTCTACCTGATGATGATTCTGGAAGGCTTCATCGCCATGATCTGGGCCGCGGCGGCCATGGTGGTGTACAACGCCGGCATCGCCGAGGCGGGCGTGACCGGCGCGGTGGCCGTGGTGGGCGTCATCGCGAAGGACTTCCTCGGCGAGGTGGGCGGCATCGTGGCCATCCTCGGCGTGGTGGTGCTCGCCATCACGTCGGGCGACACGGCGCTGCGCTCGCTGCGCCTCATGCTGGCCGACTACTTCCACATCGACCAGGTGAAGAAGGCGAAGCGCATCGGCCTGGCGCTGGCCATCTTCGTGCCGGTGGCCGCCGTGCTCATCTACTCGAAGCTCGACCCGAACGGCTTCAACGTACTGTGGCGCTACTTCAGCTTCGCGAACGAGGCCTGCGCAGTGTTCGCGTTCGCGCTGATCAGCGTGTATTTGTTCGGGCGGCGCAAACCGGGGGCCATCACGCTCGTGCCGGGCTGCTTCTACATGTTCGTCGTTTCGAGCTACCTGCTGAACGCGAAGATCGGCTTCAGGCTGGACTGGACGCTCGCCTACGTTGCGGCCGGCGTGCTGACGGCGTGCTACGGCGCGCTCGTGGTGCGCGCCGGTCTCAAGCGCCGTGCGCGCATCGAAGGCGGCCAGCTGGATCCCACGCAGTTCGAGACGCCCGACGACACCACTGCCAAGCCCGCCGCCCCCGCGCCGTCGCTCGACGCCGAGCCCGCAGAAGCCGCCGAATAG